The genome window CTCGTCTTGCCGACTCCCCCTCAAGGGGGGAGTGATGCGGACAGAGGAGTGATGCGGCTGCGTGACGCGACGCCCCGCGGCCGGGTGGGCGCCGTCGCTCAGCGCGCGGCCGCGATGCGCGCGACCTCCCGCGCACCGTCGCCCACCCACGCGCTCCACGAACCGGGATACAGGCGCGAGCCGGGCAGGCCGGCCTGTTCCATGGCCAGCAGGTTGTGGCATGCGGTGACGCCGGAGCCGCACATATGCACGACCGAAGCGGCGTTCGCCGCGCCGATGCCGATGTCGGCAAAGCGACGGCGCAGCCGTTGCGGCGCGAAGAAGCGGCCGTCCGCATCCAGGTTTTCCTCGAAAGGCAGGTTCAGCGCGCCCGGGATATGGCCGGCCACCGGGTCTATGGGTTCCTTTTCGCCCCGGTAGCGGACCGCGGCGCGGGCGTCCACCAGCACCATGTTTTGTTGCGCCCGCCGTTCCACATCGGCGGTGCTCGCCGTCAGCGCGTCGGCGGCGTCCCCGACAAAGGGCAGCGGTTGCGGCGAGCGCGTATCCGTCTCCAGCGCATAGCCGGCGCGCAACCATGCCTGTATGCCGCCGTTCAACAAGCGCACCGACTCCAGGCCGACCCAGCGCAGCATCCACCACAAACGCGCCGCAATAGCGCCGCCGCTGTCGTCGTAAACCACCACGTGATCGCCCGCGGCAACACCGAAGCGGCCGAGGGTTCGTATAAACGCCGGCACTGCCGGCAGCGGATGCCGCCCGCGGCCGCCGCCTGGGCGCCCGGCAAGATCGTCATCGAGATGCGCATAAAACGCGCCGGGAATGTGGCCGGCGTCGTAATCGGCACGGCCTTTGTGCGGATCGGCGAGAGAAAACCCGCAGTCAAACAACCGCAGGCGCGGCGCGCCGAGCATGGCGTGAAGATCGAACGCTTCCACGAGCTGCCGCGTCATTCGATTATGATAGCACCATGCACTGCATAGCCCCGCCGATTGCGGTTGCAGATGCGGCGGCCTACGGAACGGGGGGCGGCGGCTCTGCCGCATCGGACGGCGGGGGCGACAAGGCGGCCACTGGCACAGGGGTGTGCCAGCGGATATCCCAGCCGCCATCCGGCGGCAAGGCCCGGCAATCGCCGGCTTGCCAAATGCCGGGAATCTGCACCAACCGCCCGTCCCTGTAGAGCAGCGGCGCGAAGCGGCGCAACCAAGGGAACACGCCCCGCTCTTGCAGCAGCTTTTTCAATGTGCGGGTTGGCGTCCCCGGGCCGTCGCTCAGGGTCTCGCCGCCGGTGCGGAAGCGAACCGTAAGCCGCGCCGCACACTCCAGAGACAAGCCTCCCGGGCCGCGCGTTCGGCTTGCCTGCAGACTGCCCAGAGGCAGGGACAGCGGCCCTTGCGGCGTCCATTCCAAAGCGAGTCCCGACGCCGACGGCAACGGGCGCAGGAGATAGAGCCGCTCCCGGTAGCGACGCAGTTCGACGCCGCCCCAGCGCAGGCAGGGGCAACGATCCCGACGCGCCGCAAGCACAGCGGTGAACAGTTGCCCCAGCAGGCGCTGGGACGGCATGGGCGCACCCTCCCCGCGCAACCAGGCACGCAACAGATTGGCGGCCCGTTCGGGCGCCAGGGCGCGAATACGATCCGCATCCAGGCTGCCGTCGCGCGCGTCGCGGCAAACGTGCAGATCTCCTTGCGCCAACTCCGCCAGCAAACGCGCGGCGGCAGCCTGATGCCGGGCGGCGCGGCCCAGGGTGCCGGCGACCGCCGGCCAGTGCGCGCGCAGACGAGGCAAGACGTCCCGCCGCAGGTAGTTGCGCGGCAGACGCGGGTCGCGGTTGCTGCTGTCTTCTACCCAGGACAAGCGGTAACGCAGGGCGTAATCCCGCAATTCGCGCCGTGGCCGCCGCAGCAGGGGGCGCAACAGCCAGCCGTGCCCCAGCCGGCGCCGCTCCGGCATCCCTGCCAGGCCGGAAGGGCCGGCGCCACGGAATAATTGCAGCAGGACGGTTTCCGCCTGGTCGTTGCCATGGTGGGCCACGAGCACGGCATCGTCGGCGCCCGGCAGAGCCGCCAAAAGCCGGTAACGTTGCCGCCGCGCCCAGGCCTCCAGGCTCTCGCCGCGCGGCGGCGCGACATCGGCGTGAAGCACCCGCAACGGCACCGCCAACTCGCGGCACACTTGGCGACAATGAGCGACCCAACGATCGGCGTCAGGGTGAATGCCGTGATGCACATGCGCCGCCTGCAACACAAGGCCCGGCGGCGCGGGGGACGAGTCCGGCGACAGGGCGCGTACAGCCGCGTCCAGCAACACATGCGAATCCATGCCGCCGCTATAAGCGACCCAGATGCGGCCGCTACGGGGCAGGGCCGCCCGCACCGCCTCCAGGAGACCGATGCCAGGGCCGTCCCTGTCAGCCGCGGCCGGCCCGCTTGGCGGGAGCGCCCTGCCGTGCTCGTGGGAAGCTGCCGCCATCGGCCGCCCTGTAGGTCAATCCTCCTTGTAAAAGCCGAAACGCATGAACCGCTCCTGGCGGCGGGCCAGCAATTCTTCCGTCTCCAGGGCGCAAAGTTCTTCCAGCGCCTCCAGCAACGATCGTTCGAGCCGTGCCGCAGCGGCGTCGGGGTCACGGTGGGCGCCGCCCAGGGGTTCCTCGAC of Gammaproteobacteria bacterium contains these proteins:
- the tilS gene encoding tRNA lysidine(34) synthetase TilS, whose product is MAAASHEHGRALPPSGPAAADRDGPGIGLLEAVRAALPRSGRIWVAYSGGMDSHVLLDAAVRALSPDSSPAPPGLVLQAAHVHHGIHPDADRWVAHCRQVCRELAVPLRVLHADVAPPRGESLEAWARRQRYRLLAALPGADDAVLVAHHGNDQAETVLLQLFRGAGPSGLAGMPERRRLGHGWLLRPLLRRPRRELRDYALRYRLSWVEDSSNRDPRLPRNYLRRDVLPRLRAHWPAVAGTLGRAARHQAAAARLLAELAQGDLHVCRDARDGSLDADRIRALAPERAANLLRAWLRGEGAPMPSQRLLGQLFTAVLAARRDRCPCLRWGGVELRRYRERLYLLRPLPSASGLALEWTPQGPLSLPLGSLQASRTRGPGGLSLECAARLTVRFRTGGETLSDGPGTPTRTLKKLLQERGVFPWLRRFAPLLYRDGRLVQIPGIWQAGDCRALPPDGGWDIRWHTPVPVAALSPPPSDAAEPPPPVP
- a CDS encoding sulfurtransferase produces the protein MLGAPRLRLFDCGFSLADPHKGRADYDAGHIPGAFYAHLDDDLAGRPGGGRGRHPLPAVPAFIRTLGRFGVAAGDHVVVYDDSGGAIAARLWWMLRWVGLESVRLLNGGIQAWLRAGYALETDTRSPQPLPFVGDAADALTASTADVERRAQQNMVLVDARAAVRYRGEKEPIDPVAGHIPGALNLPFEENLDADGRFFAPQRLRRRFADIGIGAANAASVVHMCGSGVTACHNLLAMEQAGLPGSRLYPGSWSAWVGDGAREVARIAAAR